The window GTACAGGTTTGTGACTATGTACGCTGGGAAAGTGTAATACTTGGTAGTGGAGTGTGGTCCTCCAAGCTCCTCAGCTGGACGATGAAGGTGTGGGGTCCACGATCAACTCCCTTGATGATCAGCCTTGCCACTACCACAGTATGAGTGGCCGTGTGTCCCACTAGGAGTGGGATAAGTCTATGATCACCTCACACTAGACACAACTCACATGTTCCAGACCACCATTTTGTGGCAGTGAGAGTAGGAGAGTCCAAAACAAACTCCTGCCTTGAAGGGTCGTATGTAGCAATAGTCTCAAGCCCTCGAAGATAGGTGCCTAGGAAACAAACAACACATTACAATCAGTGTTGATAAAAGAAACATACCATGTCCAAGCTCAGTCTGTGCATAAGCACCGATGATCTTGTAGTCCTTTGCCAAAGGGAGCCATTTCTCCTGTTGCTCAGGAGTACCTTGTCCCTGGAGATTTGAAATAAACCATCAAACATTCTAAGGAAGTGAACCAGCTAACCTTGATCGTAGGGATGAACATATCCTGGTGTACGGAAATAGGCAGAACTTCTGTAATGGCTCTGGATTCATAAAAATCAACACACAATCAAAATACATAGACTATTAATCAAAATCCCCATATTAAACACACTTACCGCTTGAATATTTCTGACTCTACTGGATCAAAATCAAGCTCCTTCTTTTTCTGTACAAAACGAACACTTTTCTTCATTGCATCATCAAAAGATTCCTCTCTCGACATAAAATAAGTATCGGCCATGCTGAACACTGGGTCTTCCACAACCAAATCAACTACAAATGAAAACGCCCAACATTTATTATGGAATGCTCCAACATAAGCTCTAGCATGCAGGGCTAGGGACCAGAGATATTATTTATACAGGCTGGCTTACAGAGCTGTTTCCTTCTCTCTGATAACATCTCTCCGGCATCAACAAAGGTAGTCAGCTCAGAGATGTTGAGAGAGCTTGCCTCCCTCTCCCGACGCAGCTCTTCCACCATGAATCTTTCTGTTTTGTTCTGTCTTGCAGCCATTCtccagtgcagtgcatgtacgtCTTCTTTAATATTTTGAGGTCAACACAGTCACCACGCCCCTTTTCAGTAGATCAATGACTATAATATCAGGAGTGAGTGCactcgtatagcgggtatattttcgagggtataaattttcgcgaatggaccattacaaaggatttcgcggattttattttcttgGTCTGAGTTCacccttttggcgcatgcgcacatcaacatgcagctgtacctccacaccgttagcaacacgcctactatttataaattttcgcggtacaggctcaatccgcgaaaaccgtgaacatttataccctcgaaatatacccgctatacggtatactatgcacacacacacaaccataGAAATAATAAAACATAATATGTGGGGCATGATATTAGAGTTTAGACTTTGTTTGCTTCAACATTCCTTTTAGATACTTCTCATAAACATCGTGTACCTGTgatggcaataattataatcatacactCAGTAGAAGAATTGATGCATGTAGGTACCTTCTTCTTGTTTCTGGGTGCTCTCTGGGCCCACTTGTAGAGGTGTGTATAGACATCTCCATCATAGCGCCCGAGAGCAGAGTTGAGGATCTCGTCCGGGAAGTCAAAGGCATCTACAAGAGGCACAGCTTCCTTCCTCACCGTGCTCAACAGAGAGTACAGTTGGTCTCTGGCTAGAGCAGCTTGCTCACTGCTCATGTAGCCATCCTTCGATATGGTAATGGGTAAACACGAGAAAAAATAATTGTAGCAGCTTACAGTCATGAACTCTCCAGAATACTTGATGATTCCAAACACACCATAGAGAGCACACAGTGCGTCCATCATGGCTCTGTTGCTGCCAGTCAAGTCACTGGACTGGACAGCACTGTAGAATGACTTCAGCACAACATAGTGACAGTGGGCCTATGAAAAAATCATCGTGTACATCTCTAACCACACAATTAAACTATATACCATAACTACACTAGAGCTACAAATACAGAGCTCTCGAAACATTGGTATATTAAAGCTGTCACCAATTAAGGTTAACTAGCAAAACACACTAAATTGAAGGACAAGCCTCACTTTAAATGCATTACACTTACATTTGAAGCAGTAATCCAGTCACAAGTGGACGAATTCCAAGCATCAGATTGAGATAAACCACTTTTCTTTCCTTCAGTAAGTCTTAAAGAAGCTATGGCTACCATCCTAGAGGGGAAAAAATGTAGGTTAGTTGATAAGGGACTTAAATCATTGACCCTTAGGGTCTAATGCTCTACCAACTGAGAAAATTATCGGCAGCGATTTAACAACGCaattaaaaaaaaaaggaaACCTGCCCGATAAGGGACTTGAACCCTTGACCCTCAGATTAAAAGTCTGATGCTCTACCAACTGAGCTAACCGGGCAGCTACACTAGCAACGCTACCTTCTGGCTCGCTGTCTGTATGCCTCCAGTAGGACGTGCGGATCAAAAAACTGTTGAGCAGTTCTCACAGGAGACCTCTTCTGAAGAGTGTAGTTAGAGGCAAGATAAGCCACATTGTCTGCCAGCCCAGAGGAAGGAAGCTTCTGAGAGTACAGCTTGTTCAAATATCTAAAAAGACAACAACGAGCATTTTAACACTacattgataataattattatacctggcTGTTTGCAGGTAGAGTACTGTGTTTTCTCCCTCATATGTCATAGCTGGTGCATACTTCACAAATATGCTAGGTAGTCCACTAGCAAGAGAGTAGCCATGTCCACCACAGGCTAAACGACAGAGCTACGCATAGCAACAAAAATACATAACGAATGCTAGCAACCTTGGAAAAATTAATACCTCTATGCCTTCACAACCAGAGTAACTGCAGAAAGCTTTCAAACCAGAGCTGGTGGCATGAAGCTGCAAATATGGGAGTATTAACAATACTATTCGATAAGAATGATGAGTACAGACCTCGGGAAGAGAATCAAAGTTGCCATCCATAATTTCCGACTGAATTTGATAGTACGTTCGCATCATGTCGATACCACTTATGTTGAGTGCATAAGCTGTGGCTATGAGTGGCAGTAGCTTGAGTTGTTGGGTTTGATAATCCATCACCTGTACTTCAGGACCACTGCATTTTAGCAATTTAGAATAATTTTAGCCTTGTTGAACATTAGAACCAAAATGCACCCTTACCCGGTAGAAGACTCTCCCTGCCTGCGGACCACACTGTATCGAGTGGCAATGGTGACTGCTCTTGATAGTCCTTGCCCAGACAAGATGACAATGCTGGACCTGACACCCACCATGGTACCATAGGCTGCCTTGGCAACCGGTGGCTTCACAAACGTCCCATCTGGAAGAACCTATAGAAACAGCACAATTAATTGTGTGTGCACCAGAAAAGTTTACTGTCTAACCTTTGAGTATTTCATGAACATTTGGTCTCGAGGAATGCGAACTTTGTCCATTCTCAAAAAACCATTGTCCATTCCAAAGTATCCATACTTGGGTCCAATATCACCAACCTCAATTCCTATAGATTCGTACAGGTTTGTGACTATGTACGCTGGGAAAGTGCAATACCTGGTAGTGGAGTGTGGTCCTTCAAGCTCCTCAGCTGGACGATGAAGGTGTGGGGTCCACGGTCAACTCCCTTGATGATCAACCTTGCAGTGACTACAGCATGAGTGGCCGTGTGTCCCACTAGTAGTGGGATAAGTCACAGTAACTATGATCACCTCACACTAGACACAACTCACATGTTCCAGGCCACCATTTTGTGGCAGTGAGAGTAGGAGAGTCCAAAACAAACTCCTGCCTTGAAGGGTCGTATGTAGCAATAGTTTCAAGCCCTCGAAGATAGGTGCCTAGGAAACAAACAACACATCACAATTAGTGTTAATAAAATCATTGAAACATACCATGTCCGAGCTCAGTCTGTGCATAAGCACCGATGATTTTGTAGTCCTTTGCCAAAGGGAGCCATTTCTCCTGTTGCTCAGGAGTACCTTGTCCCTGGGAGATTTGAAATAATTTTAAACCATCAAACATTCTAAGGAAGTGAACCAGCTAACCTTAATCGTAGGGATGAACATTCCCTGGTGTAAGGAAATAGGCAGCTCTTCTGTAATGGCTCTGGATTCATAAAAATCAACATACAATCATTAATCAAAATCCATATTAAACCATAGATtaaagagttagagggataggaaacggttggtatctcgagtaacatccgcgctacgctgcggtttaatcgaggccatcacaacaatatctaatacactcagtgcataataaactacaagtaactgtgcttagtccgtgcaactcacttatatttcaaggtctatacctattgtagtagtcataac of the Halichondria panicea chromosome 2, odHalPani1.1, whole genome shotgun sequence genome contains:
- the LOC135331485 gene encoding peroxisomal acyl-coenzyme A oxidase 1-like; translation: MAARQNKTERFMVEELRREREASSLNVSELTTFVDGGEMLSERRKQLFDLVVEDPVFSTADTYFMSREESFDDAMKKSVRFVQKKKELDFDPVESEIFKQAITEELPISLHQGMFIPTIKGQGTPEQQEKWLPLAKDYKIIGAYAQTELGHGTYLRGLETIATYDPSRQEFVLDSPTLTATKWWPGTLGHTATHAVVTARLIIKGVDRGPHTFIVQLRSLKDHTPLPGIEVGDIGPKYGYFGMDNGFLRMDKVRIPRDQMFMKYSKVLPDGTFVKPPVAKAAYGTMVGVRSSIVILSGQGLSRAVTIATRYSVVRRQGESSTGGPEVQVMDYQTQQLKLLPLIATAYALNISGIDMMRTYYQIQSEIMDGNFDSLPELHATSSGLKAFCSYSGCEGIELCRLACGGHGYSLASGLPSIFVKYAPAMTYEGENTVLYLQTARYLNKLYSQKLPSSGLADNVAYLASNYTLQKRSPVRTAQQFFDPHVLLEAYRQRARRMVAIASLRLTEGKKSGLSQSDAWNSSTCDWITASNAHCHYVVLKSFYSAVQSSDLTGSNRAMMDALCALYGVFGIIKYSGEFMTDGYMSSEQAALARDQLYSLLSTVRKEAVPLVDAFDFPDEILNSALGRYDGDVYTHLYKWAQRAPRNKKKVHDVYEKYLKGMLKQTKSKL